The following coding sequences are from one Epilithonimonas vandammei window:
- the atpB gene encoding F0F1 ATP synthase subunit A has translation MLKKTAILFYSLLMFASAFAQHENVENQHGKAVTETPELSGKEERTKEVKEFVDHHILDAHDFALMVKDGHHIGFPLPVIIYDEGFHFFMSNTKGVDGREFIHGSPVESKGKFYKLHHEKIYRTDSKGTLTFDKDHHPTEKRVLDLSITKSVLVIFLVALLMIVLFGGMARSYKKSLVPTGVAKFLEPIIIFVRDDIAIPNIGHKYKRFMGYLLTVFFFILFLNVLGLMPFGINVTGNIAITFFLAIMTYLITTFSGSKDYWKHIFWMPGVPVPMKFIMMPIELLGTLTKPFALMIRLFANMTAGHIVVMTLIGSIYIFKNWIAGVAFPFLTFVIYLLEVLVAFLQAYIFTMLSALFIGMAVEEHEHEHAH, from the coding sequence ATGCTAAAGAAAACGGCAATTTTATTTTACAGTTTATTGATGTTTGCAAGCGCTTTCGCTCAGCACGAAAATGTTGAAAATCAACACGGTAAAGCTGTAACTGAAACTCCGGAACTTTCTGGAAAAGAAGAGAGGACTAAGGAAGTTAAGGAATTCGTAGATCATCACATTTTGGATGCTCACGATTTTGCATTGATGGTTAAAGACGGTCATCATATTGGTTTTCCTTTGCCGGTAATTATTTATGATGAAGGGTTTCATTTCTTTATGAGTAATACTAAGGGTGTGGATGGACGCGAGTTTATCCACGGTTCTCCGGTGGAAAGCAAAGGTAAATTCTACAAACTTCATCACGAAAAAATCTACAGAACAGATTCTAAAGGAACTTTAACATTCGATAAAGACCATCACCCAACTGAAAAAAGAGTTTTGGATTTATCAATTACAAAAAGTGTTTTGGTTATTTTCTTAGTGGCGCTTTTGATGATCGTGTTGTTCGGAGGAATGGCTAGGTCTTACAAGAAATCATTGGTACCAACTGGAGTTGCAAAATTCCTTGAGCCGATCATTATTTTTGTAAGAGATGATATCGCGATTCCAAACATCGGACATAAGTATAAGAGATTTATGGGTTATTTATTAACTGTATTTTTCTTCATCTTATTCCTAAATGTTTTAGGTTTAATGCCTTTTGGAATTAACGTAACAGGTAATATTGCTATTACATTCTTCTTAGCAATTATGACTTATTTGATTACGACTTTCTCAGGTTCAAAAGATTATTGGAAACATATCTTTTGGATGCCGGGAGTTCCTGTTCCAATGAAGTTTATTATGATGCCAATCGAATTGTTGGGAACTTTGACTAAGCCTTTCGCTTTGATGATTCGACTTTTTGCAAATATGACAGCAGGTCACATCGTTGTAATGACTTTGATTGGTTCAATTTACATTTTCAAAAATTGGATTGCAGGAGTTGCTTTCCCATTCTTGACATTTGTAATTTATTTATTAGAAGTATTAGTAGCGTTCCTGCAGGCTTATATCTTTACAATGCTTTCTGCTTTGTTTATCGGTATGGCGGTTGAAGAACACGAGCACGAACACGCTCATTAA
- a CDS encoding SusC/RagA family TonB-linked outer membrane protein, whose amino-acid sequence MKKLTTSVLAVVLSSSFAVVSAQKVQDTAKTQDIEGVVVTALGIKREQKAIGYAAQEIKGDLITASRQTNAISSLSGNVAGVQVTASSASMGGSTRITLRGVGSITGDNRPLIVVDGIPFNNSNFNTGNTARGAGGVDYGDTSADINPDDIESIVVLKGGPAAALYGARAIHGAIVYTTKRGKGGKTQITLNSGVSFDHIYKMPNLQREYGQGSQDTFSTANINGQTFNVAEYAVDESWGPKYDPNLLYLPWYAFDPEFSNDYLKAVPWVAPKHDVDSFFKTGVTYNNNISISRSFEKTGVRFSYSNVRTEGIFPNSHLNKNTLNLSVTSQLSDKLKMDVGLTYNLNDAFNRPEQGYGDNSVAQKFFQWGARSLDFSKLKDYKLANGQQRGWNRTSWDNATLKYSDNPYWTAYENYTTDKRQRVYGNASLTYNFTKDFYAVGNLLGDVYSFTNDTRVAIGSQAQSGYTINKRNFSEYNYELRLHFDKKFGDFSINSFVGTNMRQAKADLIAAQTNGGLVIPNFYNLNNGAAAATVTYTSNYKRVYSLYESVSLGYKDIFFVDATNRTDWSSALPNKPYNYPSISGSIVFSSLVNAPWLNFAKIRGGWANISSDTDPYELVNVYDVRIPFLGFPRYSNTDISKNPNLVSENKKTVELGLEARMFNNRFGIDLTLYDAKVTDQIIPLPIDGGTGAIRANINVGEMSNKGIEVVLNGKILKSQDFSWDMTLNFAKNENKLVELSDTSKTLGLANAPFRVGVYAVEGMKYGQIYGTDYTYDNNGNRIIGANGYYTPTSTPVYLGSYLPDWNGGLRNTFRYKNITLSALIDRQKGGKYFSTSHMWGMYSGMLDKTANNGIRENGIVLDGVVRQADGSFVQNTKVLDAYTYATKHYNVVDAANVFDASYWKLREVTLGYTLPKGLLGDAISDVTVTAFARNLFTWGLAWDIDPETASYSSNNVQGLEGGSLPSTRTYGFNVQFKF is encoded by the coding sequence ATGAAAAAATTAACAACAAGCGTGTTGGCTGTAGTTCTTTCGTCATCTTTTGCAGTAGTTTCTGCACAAAAGGTACAAGATACAGCAAAGACGCAAGATATCGAAGGCGTAGTAGTAACGGCTTTAGGTATTAAGAGAGAGCAAAAAGCAATTGGTTATGCTGCTCAAGAAATTAAAGGTGATTTGATTACTGCATCCAGACAAACTAATGCAATTAGTTCATTGTCTGGTAATGTTGCTGGTGTTCAGGTTACTGCTTCTTCTGCATCTATGGGAGGATCTACAAGAATAACTCTTAGGGGGGTTGGATCAATTACTGGAGATAATAGACCTTTAATTGTGGTTGATGGAATTCCATTTAATAACTCCAATTTCAATACTGGCAATACTGCGAGAGGAGCTGGAGGCGTAGATTACGGTGATACATCAGCAGATATTAATCCAGATGATATAGAATCGATTGTTGTTTTAAAAGGTGGTCCAGCTGCAGCACTTTATGGTGCAAGAGCGATTCACGGAGCAATAGTTTATACCACTAAGAGAGGAAAAGGAGGTAAAACTCAAATAACATTAAACTCTGGTGTATCATTTGACCATATTTATAAGATGCCGAATTTGCAAAGAGAGTATGGACAAGGAAGTCAAGATACATTTTCAACCGCTAATATTAATGGCCAGACCTTTAATGTGGCTGAGTATGCTGTAGATGAATCTTGGGGCCCTAAGTATGATCCAAATTTACTATACCTACCTTGGTATGCTTTTGATCCAGAGTTTTCTAACGACTATCTAAAGGCAGTGCCTTGGGTTGCTCCCAAGCATGATGTAGATTCATTTTTCAAAACTGGAGTTACATATAATAATAATATATCAATCAGTAGATCGTTTGAAAAAACTGGTGTTAGATTCTCATACAGTAATGTTAGAACGGAGGGAATTTTTCCTAATTCACATTTAAACAAGAATACTTTAAATCTTAGCGTAACAAGCCAGTTGAGTGATAAGTTAAAAATGGATGTTGGTTTGACTTATAATTTGAATGACGCTTTCAATAGACCTGAACAAGGTTACGGAGATAATTCAGTTGCACAAAAATTTTTCCAATGGGGTGCTCGAAGTTTAGATTTTTCCAAACTTAAAGATTATAAGTTAGCGAATGGGCAACAGAGAGGATGGAATAGAACAAGCTGGGATAATGCAACATTAAAATATTCTGACAATCCGTATTGGACTGCGTATGAAAACTATACAACGGACAAAAGACAAAGAGTTTACGGTAACGCTTCTTTAACATATAATTTTACAAAAGATTTTTATGCAGTAGGTAATTTACTAGGTGATGTTTATTCATTCACTAATGATACACGTGTTGCTATTGGCTCTCAGGCTCAATCAGGTTATACTATTAATAAGAGGAACTTCTCGGAATATAATTATGAATTAAGATTGCATTTTGATAAGAAATTTGGTGATTTTAGTATCAATTCTTTTGTTGGTACGAATATGCGTCAGGCAAAAGCTGATTTAATAGCTGCGCAAACTAATGGAGGATTAGTTATTCCTAATTTCTATAATCTTAATAATGGTGCAGCGGCAGCTACAGTAACATATACGAGCAATTATAAAAGAGTCTACTCTCTTTATGAATCAGTTTCTTTGGGTTACAAAGACATATTTTTTGTAGATGCAACTAATAGAACAGATTGGTCATCTGCATTGCCAAATAAACCATATAATTATCCATCAATTTCAGGGAGTATAGTTTTTTCAAGTTTAGTAAATGCTCCTTGGTTAAATTTTGCAAAAATTCGAGGTGGATGGGCAAATATTTCGTCTGATACAGATCCATACGAACTTGTCAATGTATATGATGTAAGAATACCATTTTTAGGTTTCCCAAGATACAGTAATACAGACATCAGTAAAAATCCTAACCTCGTTAGTGAGAATAAGAAGACAGTTGAATTAGGTCTTGAAGCAAGAATGTTTAATAATCGTTTTGGAATTGACCTAACATTATATGATGCTAAAGTAACTGATCAGATTATTCCTCTACCTATCGACGGCGGGACAGGGGCGATCCGAGCTAATATTAATGTTGGAGAGATGTCTAATAAAGGTATAGAAGTGGTTTTGAATGGAAAAATATTGAAATCACAAGATTTTTCTTGGGATATGACTTTAAATTTTGCTAAAAATGAGAATAAATTAGTTGAATTATCTGATACTTCTAAAACTTTAGGATTAGCAAATGCTCCATTCCGTGTTGGAGTTTATGCTGTAGAGGGAATGAAATATGGTCAGATTTATGGAACTGATTACACATATGATAATAACGGAAATAGAATAATTGGTGCAAACGGATACTATACTCCAACATCTACTCCAGTCTATTTAGGATCGTATTTGCCTGATTGGAATGGTGGTCTGAGAAATACATTTAGATACAAAAATATTACGTTAAGTGCTCTAATTGATAGACAGAAAGGAGGTAAATATTTTTCAACATCACACATGTGGGGTATGTATTCAGGGATGTTGGATAAAACTGCCAATAATGGAATTAGAGAAAATGGAATAGTTTTAGACGGGGTTGTTAGACAAGCAGATGGCTCTTTTGTTCAAAATACTAAAGTTTTAGATGCCTATACTTATGCTACTAAGCATTACAATGTTGTAGATGCTGCTAACGTTTTCGATGCTAGCTATTGGAAATTAAGAGAGGTTACTTTAGGTTATACTTTACCGAAAGGACTTTTAGGAGATGCTATTTCCGATGTAACAGTTACTGCATTTGCACGTAACCTATTCACTTGGGGATTAGCTTGGGATATAGATCCAGAAACGGCATCATACTCTAGTAATAATGTCCAAGGTTTAGAAGGTGGGTCACTACCTTCAACAAGAACATATGGATTTAATGTTCAATTCAAATTTTAA
- the atpE gene encoding ATP synthase F0 subunit C yields the protein MEIPRIIGAGLIVLGVGIGLGKIGAAALEAIARQPEQSGKIQTAMLIAAALVEGVAFAALFAS from the coding sequence ATGGAAATCCCTAGAATTATTGGTGCAGGTCTTATTGTACTAGGTGTAGGTATCGGTCTTGGAAAAATTGGTGCTGCTGCTCTTGAAGCGATCGCTAGACAACCAGAACAATCTGGAAAAATCCAAACTGCTATGCTTATTGCTGCTGCACTAGTAGAAGGTGTTGCTTTCGCTGCGTTATTCGCATCATAA
- a CDS encoding RagB/SusD family nutrient uptake outer membrane protein, whose protein sequence is MSSCNEENILNLEPYNQASEDGAFSTKENVILSVNGMYQAAQVGQYNNATPSQSGRGYPFGAAYFQQNDMRGEDMVNTASFYAITYVGTWDPAGALNTVYYWIDTYRLIARANLVIEGVKKAVSNGVLTEAEGNDYIGQALFFGAFSHYELLNFFARPYKHTADASHLGIPYRTVASTSIATAAENEKLPRGTVAANYAQLLKDLNDAENFMYSKTQRGTAKAAIVYATKEAAIALKTRVYLSKGDYASVITEANKLDGRYTLTADPNTPFANNYGNSESIFSLENSATNNPSVNGALASQYLGRSLIAISPIIWNNAGWLATDKRRTEGGWINFKRNAVTNAITGYYINKYKDTSTLTDASPLLRYSEVLLNRAEAKARLDNPTYLADLNAVRNRSLANPSIEAYTAFANKTLAVNAILLERRIEFLGEGLRWNTIHRLQQDDIAPSSGIPAKYKNGAPPVLADYKIETPYVIKSGDVTAIPYSDYRYVWPIPTLETSANPTLAAQQNPGY, encoded by the coding sequence TTGTCTAGCTGTAATGAGGAAAATATACTTAATCTTGAGCCTTATAATCAAGCCAGTGAAGATGGTGCTTTCAGTACTAAAGAGAATGTTATTCTATCCGTAAATGGAATGTATCAAGCCGCACAGGTGGGACAATATAATAATGCCACACCATCTCAGTCAGGAAGAGGTTATCCGTTTGGTGCTGCCTATTTCCAGCAAAATGATATGCGTGGGGAAGATATGGTGAATACCGCATCGTTTTATGCTATTACTTATGTTGGTACTTGGGATCCGGCAGGAGCGCTAAATACAGTTTATTATTGGATTGATACTTACAGGCTAATCGCTCGTGCTAATTTGGTTATTGAGGGCGTTAAAAAAGCCGTTAGCAATGGGGTGCTTACGGAGGCAGAAGGTAATGATTATATTGGACAAGCATTATTTTTCGGAGCATTCAGCCATTACGAATTACTCAATTTCTTTGCAAGACCATATAAGCATACTGCTGATGCTTCGCATCTTGGTATTCCATATCGTACTGTCGCAAGTACATCCATTGCCACAGCTGCTGAAAATGAGAAGTTGCCAAGAGGTACGGTAGCGGCAAATTATGCGCAACTATTAAAAGATTTGAATGATGCTGAAAACTTCATGTACTCAAAAACCCAGAGAGGCACGGCAAAAGCTGCAATAGTTTATGCTACAAAAGAAGCAGCGATTGCGTTGAAAACCAGAGTTTATCTTAGTAAAGGAGACTATGCAAGCGTAATTACAGAAGCAAACAAATTGGATGGAAGGTATACGCTAACTGCTGATCCTAATACTCCATTTGCTAATAACTATGGCAATAGCGAAAGCATTTTTTCACTTGAAAATTCTGCAACAAATAATCCATCTGTAAACGGCGCTTTAGCTTCGCAATACCTTGGTAGAAGTTTGATTGCTATTAGTCCAATTATTTGGAATAATGCAGGATGGTTAGCTACAGATAAAAGAAGAACAGAAGGGGGATGGATAAACTTTAAAAGAAATGCTGTTACTAATGCTATTACAGGATATTATATTAACAAATATAAAGATACATCAACTCTTACTGATGCTTCACCATTATTGAGATACTCAGAAGTTTTATTAAATAGAGCAGAAGCTAAAGCAAGACTAGATAATCCTACTTACTTGGCAGATCTCAATGCAGTTAGAAACAGATCGTTGGCTAATCCATCTATTGAGGCTTATACAGCGTTTGCAAACAAAACTTTAGCTGTTAATGCTATTCTTTTAGAAAGAAGGATAGAGTTCCTAGGAGAAGGCTTAAGATGGAATACAATCCACCGCTTACAGCAAGATGATATTGCACCATCTTCTGGAATACCTGCAAAGTACAAAAATGGTGCTCCTCCTGTATTGGCCGATTATAAAATCGAAACACCATATGTAATCAAATCAGGAGATGTAACAGCAATTCCATACTCTGATTACAGATATGTTTGGCCAATTCCAACATTGGAAACCAGTGCAAATCCGACACTTGCTGCTCAGCAAAACCCCGGATATTAA
- a CDS encoding F0F1 ATP synthase subunit B, producing MELLHQFSSGLFIIQSIIFLILLFVLGKFAWKPILKSIDERETSIIDALNQAKLAKQEMAQLKEDNERILREARAERDGILKEAREMKDKIVNEAKDSAKVEGEKMIAAARQSIQSEKNAAMADIKTQIGTLSVNIAENILREKLNNDGAQNALVENILNKSNLN from the coding sequence ATGGAATTACTTCATCAGTTTTCATCAGGATTATTTATCATCCAGTCTATTATTTTCTTAATCTTACTTTTCGTATTAGGAAAATTTGCTTGGAAACCAATTCTTAAATCTATCGACGAGAGAGAAACTTCTATCATCGATGCGCTTAATCAAGCTAAATTAGCTAAACAAGAAATGGCTCAGTTGAAAGAAGATAACGAAAGAATCCTACGCGAAGCAAGAGCTGAAAGAGACGGCATCTTGAAAGAAGCGAGAGAAATGAAGGATAAAATCGTAAATGAAGCAAAGGACAGTGCTAAAGTAGAAGGAGAGAAGATGATCGCTGCTGCAAGACAGTCTATACAGTCTGAGAAAAATGCAGCTATGGCTGACATCAAAACTCAAATTGGAACATTGTCTGTAAACATCGCTGAAAATATCTTAAGAGAGAAATTAAACAACGATGGCGCTCAGAACGCTTTGGTAGAAAATATTCTTAACAAGTCTAACCTTAACTAA
- a CDS encoding SusD/RagB family nutrient-binding outer membrane lipoprotein: MKLINITKTTILSIGLMAFVGCQESLDEINVNPNQPEQVPTSGLMNSATKELMDATRNDFESGRMTLPWVQYSAQVAYTEEDRFQFRETSSAAIYNNLYRVAVDYQSIIKLNTNPATMTQASAYGNNSNQIAVSRIMLSYIFSILADTFGSVPYYSYGNSDPDFQALNLATYPQPKYASQDKIYSDILKELKESSNQLVLSDNKFDGDPIYNGNMTKWKKFANSLRLRIANRLKVALPEAQSHITDAISSGVMTSNADNAVLVYSASNPQLASPMYTAMFVNSRTDFKITDTMVKALKGEKGGFGLDPRLYKYAAPVFKVDADDNYILDNSGNKQQNFVTPSLGSFTYTPSKRLDNYIGLPYGLTRQMVAVQNASGASNWSNNVIKPNFGEVLMEYAEVEFLLSEINGWDDNHYKNGVKASMERWGVPTSDINSFVNALPVANKANVLNQKYLALFMQPQEAYAEYRRTGYPNFLLKPGETNNLLIPTTAGATTYVFTPISPAGSTLTEMPARITYPVTLLQYNPNGYNSGVSNLGTGGDKLTTKLIWDKN, translated from the coding sequence ATGAAACTTATAAATATTACAAAAACAACAATTTTGTCAATTGGATTGATGGCTTTCGTGGGTTGTCAAGAATCATTAGACGAAATAAATGTCAATCCTAACCAACCAGAACAAGTACCAACTTCTGGTTTGATGAATTCAGCGACAAAAGAACTTATGGATGCTACCAGAAATGATTTTGAGTCTGGTAGAATGACATTACCTTGGGTACAATATTCAGCGCAGGTTGCTTATACTGAAGAAGATCGTTTTCAATTTAGAGAAACTTCAAGTGCTGCAATCTATAATAATTTATATAGAGTTGCTGTAGATTATCAAAGTATCATCAAGTTGAATACCAATCCAGCTACGATGACACAAGCTTCTGCTTACGGTAATAATAGTAATCAGATAGCTGTTTCAAGGATTATGTTAAGCTATATTTTTTCTATTTTAGCTGATACGTTTGGCTCCGTACCTTATTATTCATATGGTAATTCTGATCCTGATTTTCAAGCTCTTAATCTGGCAACTTATCCGCAACCGAAATATGCTTCACAAGATAAAATTTATTCGGATATTTTAAAAGAATTGAAAGAATCATCAAATCAATTGGTTTTATCCGATAATAAATTTGATGGTGACCCAATTTATAATGGTAATATGACTAAGTGGAAAAAGTTCGCAAATTCACTTAGATTAAGAATTGCAAACAGACTTAAGGTAGCTTTACCAGAAGCTCAATCCCATATTACAGATGCAATTAGCAGTGGTGTTATGACATCCAATGCTGATAACGCTGTTTTGGTTTATAGTGCTAGTAATCCACAACTTGCTTCTCCAATGTATACGGCAATGTTTGTGAATTCTAGAACCGACTTCAAAATTACTGATACAATGGTAAAAGCTTTGAAAGGTGAAAAAGGTGGTTTTGGTTTGGATCCGAGACTTTATAAATATGCAGCTCCAGTATTTAAAGTTGATGCTGATGATAATTATATTTTAGATAATAGTGGTAATAAACAGCAAAATTTTGTAACTCCTTCATTAGGATCATTTACTTACACTCCGAGTAAAAGATTAGATAATTATATCGGTTTACCTTACGGTTTGACAAGACAAATGGTAGCTGTGCAAAATGCATCTGGAGCATCTAACTGGAGTAATAATGTTATCAAACCTAATTTTGGTGAGGTTTTAATGGAATATGCAGAAGTTGAATTTTTGTTATCAGAAATAAATGGTTGGGATGATAATCATTATAAGAATGGTGTAAAAGCTTCTATGGAAAGATGGGGAGTTCCTACTTCTGATATAAATTCATTTGTTAATGCACTACCTGTTGCAAATAAAGCAAATGTATTAAATCAAAAATACTTAGCTTTATTTATGCAACCACAAGAAGCTTATGCAGAATATAGAAGAACAGGCTATCCGAACTTCCTACTGAAACCAGGAGAAACTAATAATTTGTTAATACCTACAACTGCTGGAGCAACGACATATGTATTTACTCCAATATCTCCAGCTGGTTCAACATTAACTGAAATGCCAGCGCGAATTACTTATCCAGTTACACTATTGCAATATAATCCAAATGGATATAATTCAGGTGTTTCGAACCTAGGTACTGGTGGTGATAAACTTACAACAAAATTGATTTGGGATAAAAACTAA
- a CDS encoding AtpZ/AtpI family protein, with protein sequence MEDKKNNASDSLRKYGKYSSVVFQMLFIIGIAFWGGHQLDLYFETGSNVLVLVIGLSGLCLSLYTTLKRLEILNKEEQDNAKKK encoded by the coding sequence TTGGAAGACAAAAAAAATAACGCCTCCGATTCCCTTAGAAAATATGGAAAGTATTCGTCTGTTGTTTTTCAGATGCTTTTTATTATTGGCATTGCTTTTTGGGGCGGACATCAGTTGGATCTATATTTTGAAACAGGTTCCAATGTTTTGGTTTTAGTGATTGGTCTCAGCGGGCTTTGCCTTTCACTATACACCACCTTGAAGAGGCTCGAAATTTTAAATAAAGAAGAACAAGACAATGCAAAAAAAAAGTAA
- the ffh gene encoding signal recognition particle protein has product MFNSLQDKLDKALHNISGRGKITEINVAETVKEIRRALVDADVNYKVAKDLTKRVQDKAIGENVLTSLTPGQLMTKIVHDELVDLMGGSQEGINLSGKPTVILIAGLQGSGKTTFSGKLANYLKQKRSKKPLLVACDVYRPAAIDQLKVLGGQINIEVYTELDNKNPVAIAENAINYAKSNGFDTVIVDTAGRLAIDEQMMNEIKSVHQTIKPTETLFVVDSMTGQDAVNTAKAFNDTLNFDGVVLTKLDGDTRGGAALTIRSVVEKPIKFISTGEKMEALDLFYPERMADRILGMGDVVSLVERAQEQFDEEEAKKLHKKIAKNEFGFDDFLKQINQIKKMGNMKDLMGMIPGVGKAIKDMDINDDAFKHIEAIIHSMTPDERRRPSIINVSRKQRIAKGSGRKLEDVNALMKQFDQMGKMMKMIQGPQGKQMMQMMSKMPNMPGMGGGLFGR; this is encoded by the coding sequence ATGTTTAACAGTTTACAAGACAAGCTAGATAAAGCGCTTCATAATATTTCGGGCCGTGGAAAAATCACGGAAATCAACGTTGCAGAAACGGTAAAGGAGATCCGAAGAGCATTGGTGGATGCCGATGTCAATTATAAAGTTGCCAAAGACCTTACAAAAAGAGTTCAGGATAAAGCGATTGGAGAAAACGTTTTGACATCGCTAACGCCGGGACAATTGATGACGAAAATTGTTCACGACGAATTGGTAGATTTGATGGGTGGTTCTCAAGAAGGAATCAATCTTTCCGGGAAGCCGACTGTCATTTTGATTGCTGGTCTACAAGGTTCTGGTAAAACAACTTTCTCCGGAAAATTAGCCAACTATCTGAAACAAAAAAGAAGCAAAAAGCCACTTTTGGTAGCTTGTGACGTTTACAGACCTGCAGCGATTGACCAGTTGAAAGTTCTTGGTGGACAAATCAATATTGAAGTTTACACCGAACTTGATAATAAAAACCCTGTTGCTATTGCTGAAAATGCGATAAATTATGCAAAGTCAAACGGATTCGATACAGTCATCGTGGATACTGCTGGTCGTTTGGCGATTGATGAGCAGATGATGAACGAAATCAAGTCTGTTCATCAAACGATTAAGCCGACAGAGACGCTTTTTGTGGTCGATTCGATGACAGGACAAGATGCTGTGAATACGGCTAAAGCCTTTAATGACACTTTGAATTTTGACGGTGTTGTTCTTACGAAATTGGATGGTGATACACGTGGTGGAGCTGCCTTGACAATTCGTTCTGTTGTAGAAAAGCCTATCAAATTTATTTCTACCGGAGAAAAAATGGAAGCGCTTGACCTTTTCTATCCGGAAAGGATGGCAGACAGAATCCTAGGAATGGGAGACGTTGTTTCCTTGGTTGAAAGAGCTCAGGAACAATTTGATGAGGAGGAAGCTAAAAAACTTCACAAGAAAATCGCTAAAAATGAATTTGGTTTCGATGATTTCTTAAAGCAGATCAACCAAATCAAAAAAATGGGTAATATGAAGGATCTGATGGGAATGATTCCGGGTGTTGGAAAAGCGATTAAAGATATGGACATCAATGACGATGCTTTCAAACACATCGAAGCAATTATCCACTCAATGACGCCCGACGAAAGAAGAAGACCTTCTATCATCAATGTTTCCAGAAAACAAAGAATTGCTAAAGGCTCGGGAAGAAAGCTAGAAGATGTAAATGCCTTGATGAAGCAATTTGACCAAATGGGCAAAATGATGAAAATGATCCAAGGCCCTCAAGGCAAGCAAATGATGCAAATGATGAGCAAAATGCCGAATATGCCTGGAATGGGTGGCGGATTGTTTGGGAGATAG